One stretch of Arachis duranensis cultivar V14167 chromosome 1, aradu.V14167.gnm2.J7QH, whole genome shotgun sequence DNA includes these proteins:
- the LOC127744965 gene encoding uncharacterized protein LOC127744965 isoform X1: MAAACKRLAQLRMSSGISCFGASKSSSSNSSLRSFSQLLKSNGRRFFLVDTLTLVKKLEAQGVPRKQAEAITDAFTEVLNDSLDNTQESSSSKLKAEVQSSKMQLLHDIGKLRTTMRKNSSESRYKKSEFAVDLEKRWKAAQYDVMKYCIGTFVLTWGIGLTVLQHLESTRSG, from the exons ATGGCCGCGGCTTGCAAGCGATTGGCACAATTGAGAATGAGTTCGGGGATTTCGTGCTTTGGGGCCTCAAAGTCGTCTTCTTCCAACTCAAGTCTCCGATCATTTTCCCAATTGTTGAAATCAAATGGACGACGCTTTTTCTTGGTTGACACATTAACCCTT gTTAAGAAACTCGAGGCGCAAGGAGTGCCCAGAAAGCAAGCTGAGGCAATAACTGATGCCTTTACTGAAGTTTTGAATGATAGTCTTGATAAT aCCCAAGAGTCCAGCTCATCCAAATTGAAAGCAGAAGTGCAGAGCTCAAAG ATGCAATTGCTACATGATATTGGGAAACTAAGGACTACCATGAGGAAGAATTCCAGTGAATCAag GTATAAGAAATCTGAATTCGCTGTTGATCTCGAGAAACGGTGGAAAGCAGCACAATATGATGTTATGAAATATTGCATAGGAACCTTTGTTTTAACATGGGGCATTGGACTTACTGTTCTTCAGCATCTTGAATCAACCAG GAGTGGATAG
- the LOC127744965 gene encoding uncharacterized protein LOC127744965 isoform X2: protein MAAACKRLAQLRMSSGISCFGASKSSSSNSSLRSFSQLLKSNGRRFFLVDTLTLTQESSSSKLKAEVQSSKMQLLHDIGKLRTTMRKNSSESRYKKSEFAVDLEKRWKAAQYDVMKYCIGTFVLTWGIGLTVLQHLESTRSG from the exons ATGGCCGCGGCTTGCAAGCGATTGGCACAATTGAGAATGAGTTCGGGGATTTCGTGCTTTGGGGCCTCAAAGTCGTCTTCTTCCAACTCAAGTCTCCGATCATTTTCCCAATTGTTGAAATCAAATGGACGACGCTTTTTCTTGGTTGACACATTAACCCTT aCCCAAGAGTCCAGCTCATCCAAATTGAAAGCAGAAGTGCAGAGCTCAAAG ATGCAATTGCTACATGATATTGGGAAACTAAGGACTACCATGAGGAAGAATTCCAGTGAATCAag GTATAAGAAATCTGAATTCGCTGTTGATCTCGAGAAACGGTGGAAAGCAGCACAATATGATGTTATGAAATATTGCATAGGAACCTTTGTTTTAACATGGGGCATTGGACTTACTGTTCTTCAGCATCTTGAATCAACCAG GAGTGGATAG
- the LOC127742481 gene encoding uncharacterized protein LOC127742481, with translation MASSSSAPTTPSPSFTARIPLPPSGDSPPNVESNSALVPIHIVTTASQLPAEFLEPSPQDQFIIGFDCEGEDLCRTGALCLIQLAFPDAIYLVDAIEGGEALIKACKPALESNFITKVIHDCKRDSEALYFQFDIKLNNVMDTQIAYALIDEQEGKRKRDDNISFVDLLADPRFCGISYDEKEEVRVLLRQDPKFWRYRPFSERMVRTATDDVRFLLYVYHRMMVNLNERSLWHLAVRGALYCRCFCVNNNDYADWPSLPPIPDTLKVDGNDLEEEILSVVDIPRGMMGRVIGRRGATILTIKEGCNAEIVIGGSKGPPDKVFIIGPVKQVLKAAALIRGRIIDI, from the exons atggcttcttcttcttccgcgCCTACAACTCCTTCTCCCTCCTTCACCGCTCGcattcctcttcctccttcag GTGACAGCCCTCCTAATGTTGAATCTAATTCAGCTCTGGTTCCTATCCATATTGTGACAACTGCATCTCAACTCCCAGCTGAGTTTCTGGAACCATCGCCTCAGGACCAGTTCATAATTGGTTTTGATTGTGAGGGCGAAGACTTGTGTCGAACTGGAGCTCTCTGTCTAATACAGCTTGCATTCCCAGATGCCATTTACTTGGTTGACGCAATAGAAGGTGGGGAAGCGCTGATCAAAGCCTGTAAGCCTGCGCTCGAGTCTAATTTCATCACAAAAGTGATTCATGATTGCAAAAGGGATAGTGAG GCATTGTACTTCCAGTTTGACATCAAGCTGAACAACGTGATGGATACCCAG ATTGCATATGCACTGATCGACGAGCAAGAAGGGAAGCGGAAAAGAGATGACAACATTTCTTTTGTTGACCTCCTAGCTGATCCACGTTTTTGTG GCATATCATATGATGAGAAGGAAGAGGTTCGGGTTCTCCTTCGACAG GACCCCAAGTTTTGGAGATATAGACCTTTTTCTGAACGTATGGTCCGCACAGCTACTGATGATGTCCGTTTTCTTCTGTATGTTTATCACCGAATGATGGTGAACTTGAATGAGCGGTCCTTATGGCATCTTGCGGTTCGTGGTGCCCTGTATTGCCGATGTTTTTGTGTGAACAATAATGATTATGCTGATTGGCCATCTCTGCCTCCTATCCCAG atACGCTGAAAGTTGATGGAAATGATCTGGAGGAAGAAATTCTTTCAGTTGTAGACATTCCCCGAGGAATGATGGGACGAGTTATTGGTAGAAGGGGGGCTACAATCTTGACAATTAAGGAGGGATGCAA TGCGGAAATTGTCATTGGAGGTTCGAAGGGCCCACCTGACAAG GTCTTCATCATTGGACCAGTGAAGCAGGTGTTGAAAGCTGCGGCATTGATTAGGGGTAGAATCATAGATATATAG
- the LOC127746570 gene encoding clathrin interactor EPSIN 1-like translates to MDFMKVFDQTVREIKREVNLKVLKVPEIEQKVLDATDNEPWGPHGSALAEIALATKKFTECQMVMNVLWTRLTETGKDWRYVYKALAVIEYLVAHGSERAVDDIIEHTFQISALSSFEYVEPSGKDSGLNVRKKAETIVALLNNREKIQEVRNKAAANRDKYVGVSSSGITYKSGSTSFSSGSYQSSGKYSGFGSNDGDRFKDSYRDKGDYEEDKYIRRSRNISDDEENSFKKGTAHSVSKSQENAPSRVSKSSTANAHDNYSSVASQSSSAPANNTEDDFDDFDPRGTSAKPSAGSSNQVDLFGQDLISDFMDAPTSVSTEKAAANSVSEVDLFADASFVSAPPNVDKGASSQPQEEVDLFASQPAIPSVTPTVDLFSIPKPVAQPDKKSGNSSSANSITFDPFAVSEPVVHTDTGNSAPVNNSTFDPFAIPEPVAQPNNKSRNSAPANNSTFDPFAAIPLNNFDGSDVFGDFTSQPDSASSQTSNNVASDINHDKMNGKTSVDSKVSPKKDPFQVKSGIWADSLSRGLIDLNISGPKKVNLADVGIVGGLSDGSDEVVKGPPPPSFYMGRAMGSGSGLGRSGFTPSQTETGNDMFSSLSSQQYQFGGFQK, encoded by the exons gtGTTGGATGCAACTGATAATGAACCTTGGGGTCCTCATGGTTCTGCACTGGCAGAGATTGCACTGGCTACCAAAAAATT TACTGAATGTCAAATGGTCATGAATGTCCTTTGGACAAGATTGACTGAAACTGGAAAAGATTGGCGCTATGTTTACAAG GCATTAGCTGTTATAGAGTATTTGGTAGCACATGGGTCTGAACGTGCAGTTGATGACATTATAGAGCATACATTTCAAATCTCA GCACTTTCTAGCTTTGAATATGTTGAGCCTAGTGGTAAGGATTCGGGACTAAATGTCAGGAAGAAGGCAGAAACCATTGTGGCCCTTTTGAATAATAGAGAAAAGATACAGGAAGTGAGAAATAAAGCTGCTGCAAACCGTGACAA ATACGTTGGAGTTTCTTCTAGTGGAATCACGTACAAGTCTGGGTCAACCTCATTTAGTAGTGGCAGCTATCAGAGCAGTGGTAAATATTCGGGCTTTGGTTCAAATGATGGTGATAGGTTTAAGGATAGCTACAGAGACAAGGGAGACTATGAAGAAGACAAATACATTAGAAGATCACGAAACATCAGTGACGATGAAGAGAACTCCTTCAAAAAGGGTACTGCACACTCTGTCAG CAAAAGTCAGGAGAATGCACCTTCCAGAGTATCTAAGTCATCTACTGCTAATGCCCATGATAATTACAGTTCAGTTGCTTCTCAAAGTTCAAGTGCACCTGCAAATAATACCGAGGATGATTTTGACGACTTTGATCCAAGAGGAACTTCTGCTA AGCCTTCGGCTGGAAGCTCTAATCAAGTTGATCTCTTTGGACAAGATTTAATCAGTGACTTCATGGATGCTCCAACATCTGTTTCTACAGAAAAGGCTGCTGCTAATAGTGTTTCAGAGGTTGATCTATTTGCAGATGCTTCATTTGTATCGGCACCACCTAATGTGGACAAGGGAGCTAGTTCTCAACCTCAG GAAGAAGTGGATCTATTTGCATCACAGCCAGCCATTCCTTCAGTTACACCAACAGTTGACTTGTTTTCCATTCCTAAACCAGTTGCGCAGCCAGACAAGAAGTCAGGAAATTCTTCTTCGGCGAATAGTATCACTTTTGATCCCTTTGCTGTTTCTGAACCAGTTGTGCATACAGACACAGGAAATTCGGCTCCTGTGAATAATAGCACTTTTGATCCCTTTGCCATTCCTGAACCAGTTGCGCAGCCTAACAATAAGTCAAGAAATTCTGCTCCTGCAAACAATAGCACTTTTGACCCCTTTGCTGCGATTCCACTTAATAATTTTGATGGATCTGATGTTTTTGGTGATTTTACTTCTCAACCTGATTCAGCATCTTCACAGACCTCCAATAATGTTGCCAGTGACATCAACCATGATAAGATGAATGGTAAAACTTCAGTAGACTCTAAAGTTTCACCTAAAAAGGATCCATTCCAGGTGAAATCTGGCATCTGGGCAGATTCACTTAGCCGTGGACTGATTGATCTCAATATATCTGGCC CCAAGAAAGTAAATCTTGCAGATGTTGGGATTGTGGGTGGATTAAGTGATGGATCAGATGAAGTGGTGAAAGGCCCTCCTCCACCTTCATTTTACATGGGTAGAGCTATGGGTTCCGGTTCTGGTCTTGGTAGATCTGGATTCACTCCTTCACAGACAGAAACCGGAAATGACATGTTCTCAAGCCTTAGCAGCCAACAATATCAATTTGGTGGATTCCAGAAGTAA